One stretch of Acidobacteriota bacterium DNA includes these proteins:
- a CDS encoding bifunctional (p)ppGpp synthetase/guanosine-3',5'-bis(diphosphate) 3'-pyrophosphohydrolase: MVYVPSALDASLPDGELTEKIGAGLSEADAGRILRALEFVGPLYGRRRLGTGEEIVRHVHGMALIAAALRLDADSRLAALLFAAHHLEAGKSIAELFGEDAARLVAGLHRLNGLRLLAPTPASGVRDLRTQPEVLRKMLLAMSEDVRVVLLRLASRTQTLRFYAENPGPDREETARESMDLYAPLANRLGVWELKWEIEDLSFRFLDPETYRGIARQIDEKRSERERFIAEAISILAKECDSVGIRAEIYGRPKHIYSIWKKMRAKQIPLEEVYDLRALRVIVRQVHECYTVLGIVHRIWVPMTREFDDYISRPKENGYQSIHTAVTAADRRPLEVQIRTREMHEHAELGVAAHWRYKEGTAAAKKSDAYHDKVSLLRELLSWRDEVADASSWVEQFRRAALDDTIYVMTPQGRIIDLPRGATPLDFAYRVHTEIGHRCRGAKADGVLVALNRPLESGQTVEIVTAKQGGPSRDWLNPQLGYLRTPRARQKVKQYFTALDESQTVAEGRVFVQRELQREGATQANIEALAERMGYPGAEAMFLAAGRGELGPRALQQALRPAEAPPEPAPEFVPRKSRAGGKGDGILVVGVDKLLTQLGRCCKPAPPDPIKGYVTRGKGISIHRARCANFAGMARLNPERVIEAAWGETPPQGPRAPSYPVDVSVQCEDRTGLLRDITEVLTRESINVTAVHTAARQPNVRLHFTLEVRDVAHLEHALKLMGGIPSVVGARRI; encoded by the coding sequence ATGGTCTACGTTCCTTCCGCACTGGACGCGTCGCTGCCGGACGGGGAGCTGACGGAAAAGATCGGCGCCGGGCTCTCGGAGGCCGACGCCGGCCGCATCCTGCGCGCGCTCGAATTCGTCGGCCCCCTCTACGGCCGCCGGCGCCTCGGCACCGGCGAGGAGATCGTCCGCCATGTCCACGGCATGGCGCTGATCGCGGCCGCTCTGCGCCTGGACGCGGACTCACGCCTGGCCGCGCTCCTGTTCGCCGCGCATCACCTCGAGGCCGGCAAGTCGATCGCGGAGCTTTTCGGCGAGGACGCCGCCCGGCTGGTCGCGGGGCTCCACCGGCTGAACGGCCTGCGCCTGCTCGCGCCCACCCCCGCTTCGGGGGTGCGCGACCTGCGCACCCAGCCGGAGGTCCTGCGCAAGATGCTGCTCGCCATGAGCGAGGACGTGCGCGTCGTCCTCCTGCGGCTGGCGAGCCGGACCCAGACCCTGCGCTTCTACGCCGAGAACCCCGGACCGGACCGGGAGGAAACCGCCCGGGAATCGATGGACCTGTACGCGCCGCTGGCCAACCGGCTCGGGGTGTGGGAACTCAAGTGGGAGATCGAGGACCTGAGTTTCCGCTTCCTCGATCCCGAAACCTACCGCGGGATCGCCCGGCAGATCGACGAAAAGCGGTCCGAACGGGAGCGCTTCATCGCCGAAGCCATCTCCATCCTCGCGAAGGAGTGCGATTCGGTAGGAATCCGGGCCGAGATCTACGGCCGGCCGAAGCACATCTACAGCATCTGGAAAAAAATGCGGGCCAAGCAGATCCCCCTGGAGGAGGTCTACGATCTGCGGGCGCTGCGCGTCATCGTCCGGCAGGTGCATGAATGCTACACCGTCCTCGGCATCGTGCACCGGATCTGGGTCCCGATGACGCGGGAGTTCGACGACTACATCAGCAGGCCGAAGGAGAACGGCTACCAGTCGATCCACACCGCCGTGACCGCCGCCGACCGGCGCCCCCTGGAGGTGCAGATCCGCACCCGGGAGATGCACGAGCACGCCGAACTGGGGGTGGCCGCCCACTGGCGCTACAAGGAGGGGACCGCGGCGGCGAAGAAAAGCGACGCCTACCACGACAAGGTCTCGCTCCTGCGCGAGCTCCTCTCCTGGAGGGACGAGGTGGCCGACGCCTCCAGCTGGGTGGAACAATTCCGGCGGGCGGCGCTGGACGACACGATCTACGTGATGACGCCCCAGGGGCGCATCATCGACCTCCCCCGGGGCGCCACCCCCCTCGATTTCGCCTACCGGGTCCATACCGAGATCGGACACCGCTGCCGGGGGGCCAAGGCCGACGGGGTCCTGGTCGCGCTGAACCGGCCCCTCGAGTCGGGCCAGACGGTCGAAATCGTCACCGCCAAACAGGGGGGGCCGTCGCGCGACTGGCTCAACCCCCAGCTCGGCTACCTCCGGACCCCGCGGGCCCGCCAGAAGGTCAAGCAGTACTTCACCGCGCTCGACGAGTCGCAGACCGTGGCGGAGGGGCGCGTCTTCGTGCAGCGCGAACTGCAGCGCGAGGGGGCGACGCAGGCCAATATCGAGGCCCTGGCCGAGCGGATGGGCTACCCGGGGGCCGAGGCGATGTTCCTCGCGGCCGGCCGCGGGGAGCTCGGCCCGCGTGCCCTGCAGCAGGCGCTGCGCCCGGCGGAGGCGCCTCCGGAGCCCGCCCCGGAGTTCGTGCCGCGCAAGAGCCGGGCGGGGGGGAAGGGCGACGGCATCCTCGTAGTCGGCGTCGACAAGCTGCTGACGCAGCTGGGGCGCTGCTGCAAGCCCGCGCCCCCCGACCCGATCAAGGGCTACGTCACCCGCGGCAAGGGGATTTCGATCCACCGCGCCCGCTGCGCCAACTTCGCGGGGATGGCCCGGCTGAACCCGGAGCGGGTGATCGAGGCGGCCTGGGGGGAGACCCCTCCGCAGGGCCCGCGGGCCCCCTCCTATCCCGTCGATGTCTCGGTGCAGTGCGAGGACCGGACGGGGCTGCTACGGGACATCACCGAGGTCCTGACCCGGGAATCGATCAACGTCACCGCCGTCCACACCGCCGCGCGGCAGCCGAACGTCCGGCTTCACTTCACCCTGGAGGTGCGCGACGTGGCGCACCTCGAGCACGCGCTCAAGCTCATGGGCGGAATCCCCTCGGTCGTCGGCGCCCGCAGGATCTGA
- a CDS encoding DUF5050 domain-containing protein encodes MKKGLLVVLLAAAPVFLSGQEPRSRGHREAAADAQAGARERVGERSPADLRLSRRDLDLFEHGGSVELSVQRADGTRDTAARWESDNPRAARVNERGLVSPTGLGQARIRAFAADGRRSNDCAVTVSKPNHWGSVSGTDTLVVQGGWVYFAHPADGGKLYRVRTDGSRLGRLSDDEPCHLNVAGRRIYYYNGNRETGYGLYTMTIDGEERTCLNDRDSITCLRVNRHGWAYYLNERGEVFSLRTHKPGEAAQKVFDGRPVHSMAVNDFHIFYNRHWEDIVQPRGAGGVFSYSLKSKKVNSHLSVNVNTSPVILDQDRDDVAYYCSYGDHGDVAILPGIDHSPSEGWFRVLALDREEYGTGGPLPDGLISRVKLVSGDSIQWAAGGWIYYTRGRELRRMQTDGKRDQLVLAPRDEVVSWHWGGERILFWSAEGRLFRALPDGRVTEEIAVAR; translated from the coding sequence ATGAAAAAAGGTCTGCTGGTGGTGCTGCTGGCCGCGGCACCCGTCTTTCTGTCGGGGCAGGAACCGCGCTCGCGGGGGCACCGGGAAGCGGCCGCCGACGCGCAGGCGGGGGCGCGCGAGCGGGTCGGGGAGCGAAGTCCGGCCGACCTGCGGCTGTCCCGCCGCGACCTGGACCTGTTCGAACACGGCGGCAGCGTCGAGCTGTCGGTGCAGAGGGCGGACGGAACCCGGGACACGGCCGCGCGCTGGGAATCGGACAATCCACGGGCCGCCAGGGTGAACGAAAGGGGGCTGGTGAGCCCCACGGGGCTCGGGCAGGCGAGAATCCGGGCTTTCGCCGCAGACGGGAGAAGGTCGAACGACTGCGCGGTCACCGTTTCGAAGCCGAACCACTGGGGGAGCGTCAGCGGTACCGATACCCTGGTCGTTCAGGGCGGGTGGGTCTATTTCGCCCACCCGGCCGACGGGGGAAAGCTCTACCGGGTGCGGACCGACGGCTCCCGGCTCGGGCGCCTTTCCGACGACGAGCCCTGCCACCTCAACGTCGCGGGGCGGCGGATCTACTATTACAACGGCAACCGTGAGACCGGGTACGGCCTCTACACCATGACCATCGACGGGGAGGAGCGCACGTGCCTCAACGACAGGGACTCGATCACCTGCCTGCGCGTCAACCGGCACGGGTGGGCCTATTACCTGAACGAAAGGGGGGAGGTGTTCTCCCTGCGGACGCACAAGCCGGGCGAAGCCGCGCAGAAGGTCTTCGACGGGCGTCCGGTTCATTCGATGGCGGTGAACGATTTTCACATCTTCTACAACCGCCACTGGGAGGACATCGTCCAGCCCCGGGGGGCCGGGGGGGTGTTTTCCTACAGCCTCAAATCCAAGAAGGTCAACAGCCACCTCTCGGTCAATGTCAATACGTCCCCCGTCATCCTCGACCAGGACCGGGACGACGTCGCCTATTACTGCAGCTACGGGGACCATGGGGATGTGGCCATTCTGCCCGGAATCGACCATTCCCCCTCGGAAGGCTGGTTCAGGGTCCTGGCGCTCGACAGGGAGGAATACGGGACGGGAGGCCCGCTCCCGGACGGCCTGATCTCCAGGGTGAAGCTGGTTTCGGGAGACTCGATCCAGTGGGCGGCCGGCGGGTGGATCTACTACACCCGGGGGCGCGAACTGCGCCGCATGCAGACCGACGGGAAGCGGGACCAGCTCGTACTCGCGCCCCGCGACGAGGTCGTCTCCTGGCACTGGGGAGGGGAGCGGATCCTCTTCTGGAGCGCGGAGGGGAGACTCTTCCGGGCGCTGCCGGACGGGCGGGTCACGGAGGAGATCGCCGTCGCCCGATAG
- a CDS encoding nuclear transport factor 2 family protein — protein sequence MAEKKTTGTNKGWAVLALMAAVLLLVAAAPARDGGVTAATLLDRILIEDLVTGYYVDLTSGSGHDLSEYFTEDAVLDVNGTVSEGRAAIEKMYSGLDAGEANLGGKMHMLLSNPVIRVEGSTARAWFVWTGVMNDNIRMSPRLLEQGREYDELVKIDGRWYIKKRYITADSGLPALWDKTYKPRDFR from the coding sequence ATGGCTGAAAAAAAGACCACGGGAACGAACAAGGGATGGGCGGTCCTGGCCCTGATGGCGGCCGTGCTGCTGCTGGTTGCGGCGGCGCCCGCCCGGGACGGAGGGGTGACGGCGGCCACCCTGCTCGACCGGATCCTGATCGAGGACCTGGTCACGGGGTACTACGTCGACCTGACCTCGGGGAGCGGCCACGACCTGTCGGAATACTTCACCGAGGACGCCGTCCTGGACGTTAACGGCACGGTCTCGGAAGGGCGCGCGGCGATCGAGAAGATGTACTCCGGCCTCGACGCGGGGGAGGCCAACCTGGGGGGGAAGATGCACATGCTGCTCAGCAACCCCGTCATCCGCGTCGAGGGCAGCACCGCCAGGGCGTGGTTCGTCTGGACCGGCGTCATGAACGACAACATCCGCATGTCCCCGCGGCTGCTCGAACAGGGGCGGGAGTACGACGAACTGGTCAAGATCGACGGCCGCTGGTACATCAAGAAGCGCTACATCACCGCCGACAGCGGTCTCCCGGCGCTCTGGGACAAGACCTACAAGCCCCGGGATTTCCGGTAG